The Streptomyces asoensis DNA window GCCGACGACGAGACCGAGGACCACCCCCAGGGTCTCCGGCTTCGCGAACACATCCCCGAGTGCGCCGCCCGAGAGCGTCACACCGGCGCTGAACAGGGCGAACAGCGGGACCGCGAGTCCGGCGGAGAGCGGTCGCACAAGGTGCTCGATCCGCTCGCCGGGCGAGTGCTCCTCGCCCTCGCGCGTCGTGCAGCGCAGCATCAGGCCCATCGCGACGCCGGCGATCGTGGCGTGGACCCCGCTGTTGTACATCAACCCCCAGATCACGAGCGCGAGGGGCACGTAGACGTACCAGCCGCGCACGTTCTTGCGCAGCAGCAGCCAGAACACCAGCAGGCCGAGGGCCGCGCCGCCCAGCGCCAGGAAGTCGATGGTGCCGGTGAAGAAGACGGCGATGATGAGGATCGCGAACAGGTCGTCGACGACGGCGAGGGTGAGCAGGAAGGCGCGCAGCGCGCTCGGCAGCGAGGTGCCGATGACGGCGAGCACGGCGAGCGCGAACGCGATGTCGGTGGCCGTCGGGACGGCCCAGCCGTCGAAGGCGCCACCGCCGGTGAGGGTGGTGAGCGTGTACACGAGCGCCGGTACGGCCATCCCGCACAGCGCGGCCACGACGGGAAGCGCGGCGGCCCTCGGGTCCTTGAGGTCACCGGCGACGAGTTCCCGTTTGAGTTCGATGCCGGCGACGAAGAAGAAGACCGCGAGCAGGCCGTCGGCCGCCCAGTGCGCGACGGAGAGATCGAGGCCCAGGGCCGCGGGGCCGAAGCGGTAGTGGCTGACGCTCT harbors:
- the nhaA gene encoding Na+/H+ antiporter NhaA; this encodes MTAPRTTTSHRIFGRLSLPERNFLAEALRTETVGGVLLLVAAVVALIWANVPALHDSYESVSHYRFGPAALGLDLSVAHWAADGLLAVFFFVAGIELKRELVAGDLKDPRAAALPVVAALCGMAVPALVYTLTTLTGGGAFDGWAVPTATDIAFALAVLAVIGTSLPSALRAFLLTLAVVDDLFAILIIAVFFTGTIDFLALGGAALGLLVFWLLLRKNVRGWYVYVPLALVIWGLMYNSGVHATIAGVAMGLMLRCTTREGEEHSPGERIEHLVRPLSAGLAVPLFALFSAGVTLSGGALGDVFAKPETLGVVLGLVVGKTVGIFGGTWLTARFTRASLSEDLAWADVFAVAALAGIGFTVSLLIGELAFEGDALMTDEVKASVLLGSLIAASFATVLLKLRNARYRRMWEAEERDDDLDGVPDVYEEDDPAYHLRMAEIHDAKAAEHRRRAQELARGNDDANARRNASSAAEGEEAAGTTAGEAAVRPGKGKTRATGLPK